The proteins below are encoded in one region of Silene latifolia isolate original U9 population chromosome 2, ASM4854445v1, whole genome shotgun sequence:
- the LOC141641074 gene encoding uncharacterized protein LOC141641074, whose product MDKIGFWNVRGMNRVGKQKAINVFLHNKEIRLFGLLETKIKSKVLKKAVNNFNNWCISTNNGHHNGGMILILWQPQAVRVQFLEYNAQFIHMRVESIETRSIFYMTMVYAFNSIHDSAPLWDHLRRISSHVSGPWAIARDFNCVLSAAERVGGNTPSGEMEPFRQCVADCGVIDIDAT is encoded by the coding sequence ATGGATAAGATAGGCTTCTGGAATGTGAGAGGTATGAATAGAGTAGGAAAACAAAAGGCAATAAATGTTTTCTTACATAATAAAGAGATCAGATTGTTTGGTCTGCTAGAAACTAAAATAAAGAGTAAGGTTTTGAAGAAAGCTGTAAATAATTTCAATAACTGGTGCATATCAACTAATAATGGTCATCACAATGGTGGGATGATCTTGATTTTGTGGCAACCACAAGCTGTGAGGGTTCAATTTCTAGAGTATAATGCACAATTCATCCATATGAGAGTTGAATCTATAGAGACTAGAAGCATTTTTTACATGACAATGGTATATGCTTTCAATTCTATTCACGATAGCGCTCCTCTTTGGGATCATTTAAGAAGAATTTCTAGTCATGTTAGTGGTCCTTGGGCTATTGCTAGAGACTTTAATTGTGTTTTATCAGCTGCTGAGAGGGTTGGTGGCAACACACCTTCAGGTGAGATGGAGCCTTTTAGGCAATGTGTGGCAGATTGTGGTGTCATTGATATAGATGCTACATGA